Below is a genomic region from Rhodothermales bacterium.
AGATGCTGGCTCAGCAGGGCTACATCGTGATGAGCGTGGACAACCGGGGCACGCCCGGGCCGCGCGGACGCGCCTGGCGGAAGATCGTATACGGTGCCATCGGCGTACTCGCCTCGGCCGATCAGGCCGCCGCCGCAAAAGCCGTGGCGGAGTGGCCGTATGTCGACTCGGAGCGCCTCGGCATCTGGGGCTGGAGCGGCGGCGGCTCGATGACGCTGAACGCCCTCTTCCGGTACCCCGGTCTGTATAACACCGGGATGTCCGTCGCGCCCGTCCCGGATCAGCGGTACTACGACACGATCTACCAGGAGCGCTACATGGGGCTGCCGTCCGAAAACGCCGAGGGCTACCGGGAGGGGTCGCCCATTACCTTTGCCGAGCATCTCGAAGATAACCTGCTGCTCATCCATGGCACCGGCGACGACAACGTGCACTATCAGGGTAGTGAGGCGCTGATCAACAAACTGGTGCAATACAACCGGTCGTTCAGCATGATGGCGTACCCGAATCGGTCCCACGGCATCTTCGAGGGCCCGGGCACGACACGGCATCTGTACGAACTCCTGACCCGGTACCTGAACCAGAACATGCCGGCGGGGCCGAAGGGAGATGCAGGATCATAAAGACATCGGTTCACGCGCCATCACCGACGCGATCTACCGGGTGGTGTCGATCTACCTCGGCATCGAGTTCTTTTTCTGGGGGATCTCTAATTTCTCGAATGATTTCGACTTTGACGGACGGTTTGGGTACCCGTCGTGGATCCAGATCCCGATTGGGATCGCCGAGACAGCGGCCGGCATCGGGTTGATGATTCCCCGCGCCAACCTCGCCTCGCTGATCGTGTTGATCGCGGTGATGGCCGGCGCTGTCTTCAGCCATCTGATGGCGGGGGACGGGGGGTATCCGGGGCCGGCGAAATACCTCGTCTATTTTCTGCTGA
It encodes:
- a CDS encoding DoxX family protein, with the translated sequence MQDHKDIGSRAITDAIYRVVSIYLGIEFFFWGISNFSNDFDFDGRFGYPSWIQIPIGIAETAAGIGLMIPRANLASLIVLIAVMAGAVFSHLMAGDGGYPGPAKYLVYFLLMLYYRRDAIPRGFMT